GCGGAAAAGATCGCCACCGTGGGGGACGCGGTCCAGTACATCGAGTCCCACAAGTGACCGCGCCGGCGACCGCCCCCGCGGCGGCCGGGGCGCCCCGCCCCCGGCGGGGCGCCCGCCGGCCGGAAAGGAGTGGAGCACCCTCCATGCGGCACCGCGTGGTGATCACCGGTGTCGGGGCCGTCACGCCCCTGGGCGTCGGCGCCGACGCCCTCTGGGAAGGGATCCTGGCAGGCCGCTCGGGGATCCGGCGCATCAGCCGGTTCGACCCCTCGCCCTTCCCGTCCCAGATTGCCGGCGAGGTGCCCGGCTTCGACCCCACCGCCTTCATCGACCGCAAGGAAGCGCGGCGCATGGACCGCTTCACCCAGTTCGCCATGGCGACCGTGGCCATGGCCCTCCGGGACGCCGGCCTGGACCCGGCGTCCCTGGACGGCGACCGCCTCGGCGTGGTCATGGGCACGGGCATCGGCGGCATCGAGACCTTCGTCGAGCAGGCGGCCGTCATGGCAGAGCGCGGTCCCGACCGCGTCAGCCCCTTCTTCATCCCGATGATGATCGCCAACATGGCCGCCGGCCAGGTGGCCATCCGCTACGGTGCCCGGGGTCCGAACACCACCGTGGTCACGGCGTGCGCCGCGTCGGCCCACGCCATCGGCGAGGCCTTCCGGATCCTGCAGCGGGGCCAGGCCGACGTGATGATCACCGGCGGCTCCGAGGCGGCCATCGTCCCGCTGGGGCTGGCGGGCTTCTGCGCCATGAAGGCGCTGTCGACGCGCAACGACCGGCCGGAGGCGGCCTCGCGACCCTTCGACCGGGGACGGGACGGGTTCGTCATGGCCGAGGGCGCCGGGGCGCTGATCCTGGAGACCCTGGAGCACGCCCGGCGGCGGGGCGCGCGGATCTATGCCGAGATCATCGGCTACGGCAGCACCGCCGACGCCCACCACATCACCCAGCCCGCCCCGGGGGGCGAGGGGGGCGCCCGGGCCATGGAGGCCGCCCTGGCCGATGCCGGGATCGACCCCACGGACGTGGACTACATCAACGCCCACGGGACCTCGACGCCCCAGGGCGACGTGGCGG
The sequence above is drawn from the Thermaerobacter sp. FW80 genome and encodes:
- the fabF gene encoding beta-ketoacyl-ACP synthase II, giving the protein MRHRVVITGVGAVTPLGVGADALWEGILAGRSGIRRISRFDPSPFPSQIAGEVPGFDPTAFIDRKEARRMDRFTQFAMATVAMALRDAGLDPASLDGDRLGVVMGTGIGGIETFVEQAAVMAERGPDRVSPFFIPMMIANMAAGQVAIRYGARGPNTTVVTACAASAHAIGEAFRILQRGQADVMITGGSEAAIVPLGLAGFCAMKALSTRNDRPEAASRPFDRGRDGFVMAEGAGALILETLEHARRRGARIYAEIIGYGSTADAHHITQPAPGGEGGARAMEAALADAGIDPTDVDYINAHGTSTPQGDVAETLAIKRVFGDHAYRLAVSSTKSMTGHLLGAAGAVEAILTVLALRDGVLPPTINLDDPDPECDLDYVPHRARPRAIRVALSNSFGFGGQNACLAFRRYDAGAEDRGA